From a single Fusobacterium pseudoperiodonticum genomic region:
- a CDS encoding hemagglutinin repeat-containing protein, with protein MRNRILKRVITVIFLLLHTLEIFGANLVVDPNSTYNTKIDESRNGVPIVNISTPNDRGVSINEFKEYNVDEKGQILNNADNVGRSYLGGLINANPNLAPNQAANLIILQVNGSNRSQIEGYLEALSRQKVDVILANENGLYINNSGTINIKNFTATTGKLNLKDGDFVGIDVEKGNVLIGPKGFNGNNTDYVDIIAKTLELRGNIVANNLNIKTGSNDKNSSNTLAIDASELGGMYAGVIKIVSTDKGVGVNSDSFIVSKDKKLEITADGQIKINKVQAKGVDIKGKEYVQKDLTYSDGDISIKADKIKLAGTGMSGNKVSLNGDVENSSNISAKESINVKNLENTGNVSTASSLHINESLNNSGNIQANSKIEVANNLKNNGSVKSLDSISINGNVNNDGEILTNKNFIAKDVISSKTLIAKENISVDNLNNTGAIATEKKLEINGSLENKGKIQAIEDIKISENANNSGSILTNSKFSSKDLRNTNELKANKEISVKNLENTGNILTGDILNVDGSLNNSGSIQANSKIEVANNLKNNGNVKSLDSISINGNVNNDGEILTNKNFIAKDVISSKTLIAKENISVNNLNNTGAVATEKKLNVNGTLLNNGGLISENINLTTLNNTGKIVVKENFNAKDISNTDSIKVGGTLNVDNLKNSKNILASNINIEKSLDNINGAISSVNTKINTNDIKNTNGSIQATKNIEISTTETLNLEGKYLANDSLNIKAKSLENNDILESNGSIKLNLSSDLVNNKKISSKNIDIKAKNIFNNTDSSIGAVKTLTIDAEYLKNEGELLFGEENTNNLKIKNNIENNGLISSIGNLKISAKDIVNNKQIILDSNLNIDVDNITNKGLIYSTGNTDVKFKNKFLNDKADVYTTGDFSAISDNGEFINNVADITSEGNIRIEAKDIKNLSEISGSHKVIGTLAPNESNIDISKLDFEKYNEMATEIVKEYFRKYIVKDNGRIVKYIRYDGRPGEEFIAPSGNGQWTWQEGNYLNTVHLNKVDKIESNYTSEAGNIKSNKNITLVAKNDIENKESNILANKNINIKAQNVKNINLNIPIEVNAEFIRGFEFHENAKNPIKLRKKYVMDGKVLVGEPWDKGDVFVKDKIVTQVGTGKNAKISAGENLNITANEVGNGFISNTISNMGTKVETSAKNVNVENIVLNNKNLELKEFLDTKDFVILPKNDKGLFKINDKIGSTQGFSYFIESNVKFIDKSSYIGADYLFKNLKFTPDKDLKIIGDSIYETKLISKTILEITGQRFLGNYKSDKEQMKAFFDNAISERERLDLKLGVSLSNKQISELKSNIIWYVEENINGQKVLIPKVYLTKDTLNKLKNKNASIEAGQDLVIKANNIQNTGNLFANNISITTDSLINKSLLGANKANIHGNFVNITAKNSVDNIGASIKANEDLIVSAKDISNLSTLRINGNDLDRISTGENLASIEAKNISLDAKNDFQNSGASIKADEDLTITAKNVNIDTVEENRYFHSGDSKNYLTIDNKSNISSNIEGNNININAKNDVDIKGSNIVAKGEANIKADGDVNIVSATDSEYLAHKESRKKKFGRSRSEETINYRTSNVASNVIGDKVNITSGKDVNILGSNVVAQDSGNISAKGNITEAATKDINYSYHQKTKKGFGGLTGKSVTEELHQEINAESNLYVKNKAIIDGDIKVLGSNLVLGDNSIINGKLTTDSNELHSSYSLEEKKKGFSSSIGSGGFSVGYGKSQSKLKEKDLTNAKSNLVLGDNVTLNKGAEITATNFTHGKVTVNNGDVKFGARKDTRDVETSSKSSGVNLSVRIKSEALDRAKQGVDSVNQMKSGDILGGLASATNTVTGIVSGLASNQGTKLPTSAVNKNNSNDDDDDDDDKNNQTNTVGKDNLKAAQANNNFYANIGVNLGFNKSSSKSNSHSESAVVTTIRGKDENSSITYNNVKNVEYVGTQAQDTKFIYNNVENINKTAVELNNSHSSTGKSSGISTGVTIGYGDGTQTEFNAVSISASKSNMNSNGTTYQNGRFVNVDEVHNNTKNMTLSGFNQESGMVTGNIENLTIESKQNTSTTKGSTKGGSLSISANGLPSGSANYSKTNGERRVVDNASTFIIGDGSNLKVGRLENTASAIGTTENGKLSIDEYVGHNLENVDKLKTAGGSVGVSTSGITSIGVNYSDKKQEGITKNTVIGNVEIEKSSGDEINRDLDTMTEITEDRDFKTNINVESQTINYIKNPEKFKEDLQKAKNEIYDIYHAVDSTVNLQGEETRSPIEQLGEVRQAKVIYNLIDSRLQEAENQEDIAKIFEGASEDLGYRVKVIFTDPSNSPQLIGVDENGNTYIKDGTAYVDKNTGIGYILVNTESPANSTKAGVIGTIAEEQSHVIGKKEGRQKVVPDGSEKGLESLGRPTNDYFKKQYSKNDKAIDLKSDGKDYSNVDFGEHVGDKTIENPLELYDKKYTTADERKEVEKILSEEKGEDYLVDWELYNESLERDYRAEINYFVSQAKNRVNKLSEIEKGNFEEVPPKESVFHNFINTKEGIKVVINKSLINTKKVDYDTGKEVVISKSNKIVKDYMNQGTSNNFTYGLNNKPKSDEGKFDKVLHGLVDVGNYISKGTGVTDKTTVLERVNMTFLGYLVSENYDELEKWAGKNNYDAIGYKEYFEYKIYKFNINSYKNLRRNMYK; from the coding sequence ATGAGAAACAGAATACTAAAAAGAGTGATTACAGTAATTTTTCTATTACTTCATACACTGGAGATATTTGGGGCAAATTTAGTTGTAGATCCAAATTCAACATACAATACTAAGATAGATGAAAGTAGAAACGGAGTTCCTATTGTTAATATATCAACTCCAAATGATAGAGGAGTCAGTATTAATGAGTTTAAAGAATATAATGTTGATGAGAAAGGACAAATATTAAATAATGCAGATAATGTAGGAAGAAGCTATCTTGGTGGTCTAATAAATGCCAATCCAAACTTAGCACCTAATCAAGCAGCAAATTTAATAATTCTTCAAGTAAATGGTTCTAATCGTTCACAGATTGAAGGATACTTAGAGGCTTTAAGCAGACAAAAAGTTGATGTTATTCTAGCTAATGAAAATGGGCTATATATCAATAATTCAGGAACTATTAATATAAAGAATTTCACAGCAACAACAGGAAAATTAAATTTAAAAGATGGAGATTTTGTTGGTATAGATGTTGAAAAAGGAAATGTTTTAATAGGACCAAAAGGTTTCAATGGAAATAATACTGACTATGTTGATATAATAGCTAAAACTTTAGAACTTAGAGGAAATATAGTTGCCAATAACTTAAATATAAAGACAGGGTCAAATGACAAAAATTCTTCTAATACTCTTGCGATAGATGCTAGTGAACTAGGAGGAATGTATGCAGGAGTTATTAAAATAGTTTCAACAGATAAAGGTGTTGGAGTAAATTCAGATTCCTTCATAGTTTCAAAAGATAAGAAATTAGAAATAACTGCTGATGGACAAATAAAAATTAATAAGGTTCAAGCTAAAGGAGTTGATATAAAAGGAAAAGAGTATGTTCAAAAAGATTTAACATATTCTGATGGAGATATATCAATAAAAGCAGATAAAATTAAGCTAGCTGGAACAGGTATGTCAGGAAACAAAGTTTCTTTAAATGGAGATGTTGAAAATAGCTCTAATATTTCTGCGAAAGAGAGCATAAATGTTAAAAATTTAGAAAATACAGGAAATGTTTCAACAGCAAGTTCTTTACATATAAATGAATCTTTAAATAACAGTGGAAATATACAAGCGAATTCAAAAATTGAAGTAGCAAACAATTTAAAGAATAATGGAAGTGTAAAAAGTTTAGATAGTATTTCAATAAATGGAAATGTAAATAATGATGGAGAAATATTAACAAATAAAAACTTCATAGCAAAAGATGTAATATCAAGTAAAACATTAATAGCAAAAGAAAATATAAGTGTTGATAATTTAAATAACACAGGAGCAATAGCAACAGAAAAGAAATTAGAAATCAATGGTTCACTTGAAAACAAAGGAAAGATTCAAGCAATAGAAGATATAAAGATTTCAGAAAATGCTAACAATAGTGGAAGTATCTTAACTAATTCAAAGTTTAGTTCTAAAGATTTAAGAAATACAAATGAATTAAAAGCAAATAAAGAAATTAGTGTTAAAAATTTAGAAAATACAGGAAATATCTTAACAGGAGATATTTTAAATGTAGATGGTTCTTTAAATAATAGTGGAAGTATACAAGCGAATTCAAAAATTGAAGTGGCAAACAATTTAAAGAATAATGGAAATGTAAAAAGTTTAGACAGTATTTCAATAAATGGAAATGTGAATAATGACGGTGAAATATTAACAAATAAAAATTTCATAGCGAAAGATGTAATATCAAGTAAAACATTAATAGCAAAAGAAAATATAAGTGTTAATAATTTAAATAACACAGGAGCAGTAGCAACAGAAAAGAAATTAAATGTAAATGGGACTCTTTTAAATAATGGAGGACTTATAAGTGAAAATATTAACTTAACAACTCTTAATAACACTGGAAAAATTGTAGTTAAAGAAAACTTTAATGCTAAGGATATAAGTAATACAGATAGTATTAAAGTTGGAGGAACTTTAAATGTTGATAATTTAAAAAATTCTAAAAATATTCTTGCTAGTAATATTAATATTGAAAAATCTTTAGATAATATAAATGGTGCAATTTCTTCAGTAAATACTAAGATTAATACTAATGATATAAAAAATACTAATGGTAGTATTCAGGCTACTAAAAATATAGAAATTTCAACTACTGAAACTTTAAATTTAGAAGGAAAATATCTAGCAAATGATAGTTTAAATATTAAAGCTAAATCTTTAGAAAATAATGATATACTTGAGAGTAATGGAAGTATAAAACTTAACTTGAGTAGTGATTTAGTTAATAATAAAAAAATTAGTAGTAAAAATATAGATATAAAAGCTAAAAATATTTTCAATAATACTGATAGTTCAATAGGAGCAGTTAAAACTTTAACTATAGATGCAGAATATCTAAAAAATGAAGGTGAACTATTATTTGGAGAGGAAAATACTAATAATTTAAAAATAAAAAATAATATTGAAAACAATGGATTAATAAGTTCAATAGGAAATTTAAAAATTTCAGCTAAAGATATTGTAAACAATAAACAAATCATTTTAGATAGTAATTTAAATATTGATGTAGATAATATAACAAATAAAGGTTTAATCTATTCTACAGGGAATACAGATGTTAAATTTAAAAATAAATTTTTAAATGATAAAGCAGATGTCTATACCACTGGAGATTTTTCAGCGATAAGTGATAATGGAGAATTCATAAATAATGTAGCTGATATAACTAGTGAAGGAAATATTAGAATAGAAGCAAAAGATATTAAGAATCTTTCTGAAATAAGTGGAAGCCATAAAGTTATTGGAACTCTAGCACCAAATGAAAGTAATATTGATATTTCAAAGCTTGATTTTGAAAAATATAATGAAATGGCAACAGAAATAGTTAAAGAATATTTTAGAAAGTATATAGTAAAAGATAATGGAAGAATAGTAAAATATATTCGTTATGATGGTAGACCTGGAGAAGAGTTCATAGCACCATCTGGAAATGGACAATGGACTTGGCAAGAAGGAAACTATTTAAATACTGTACATTTAAATAAGGTTGATAAAATTGAAAGTAACTATACAAGTGAAGCAGGGAATATAAAATCAAATAAAAATATTACTCTTGTGGCTAAAAATGATATAGAGAATAAAGAATCTAATATTTTAGCTAATAAAAATATTAATATAAAGGCTCAAAATGTAAAAAATATTAATCTTAATATCCCTATAGAAGTAAATGCAGAATTCATAAGAGGTTTTGAATTTCATGAAAATGCAAAAAATCCAATAAAACTAAGAAAAAAATATGTTATGGATGGAAAAGTTCTTGTTGGGGAACCTTGGGATAAGGGTGATGTTTTTGTCAAGGATAAGATAGTTACTCAAGTAGGAACTGGTAAAAATGCTAAAATATCTGCTGGAGAAAATTTAAATATTACAGCTAATGAAGTCGGAAATGGATTTATTAGTAATACAATCAGTAATATGGGAACTAAGGTTGAAACAAGTGCTAAAAATGTAAATGTTGAAAACATAGTTTTAAACAATAAAAATCTTGAACTTAAAGAATTTCTTGACACAAAAGATTTTGTAATTTTACCTAAAAATGATAAAGGACTTTTTAAAATAAATGATAAAATTGGAAGTACTCAAGGATTTTCATATTTTATTGAAAGCAATGTTAAATTTATTGATAAATCTTCATATATAGGTGCTGATTATTTATTTAAAAATTTAAAATTTACACCTGATAAAGATTTAAAAATAATAGGAGATTCAATATATGAAACAAAACTTATCAGTAAAACTATTTTAGAGATTACTGGTCAAAGATTTCTAGGAAACTATAAATCTGATAAAGAGCAAATGAAAGCATTTTTTGATAATGCAATTTCTGAAAGAGAAAGACTAGACTTAAAACTAGGTGTTTCTTTATCAAATAAACAAATATCTGAATTAAAAAGTAATATAATATGGTATGTTGAAGAAAATATCAATGGTCAAAAAGTTTTAATACCTAAGGTATATTTAACAAAAGATACTTTAAATAAATTAAAAAATAAAAATGCCTCTATAGAAGCTGGTCAAGACTTAGTGATAAAAGCTAATAATATACAGAATACTGGAAATTTATTTGCTAATAATATTTCTATTACAACAGATAGTTTAATAAATAAGTCTTTACTTGGTGCAAATAAAGCAAATATACATGGGAATTTTGTAAATATTACAGCTAAAAATTCAGTAGATAATATAGGAGCAAGTATTAAAGCTAATGAAGATTTAATTGTTAGTGCAAAAGATATTTCTAATTTAAGCACTTTAAGAATTAATGGAAATGATTTAGATAGAATTAGTACTGGTGAAAATTTAGCTAGTATAGAAGCTAAAAATATAAGCCTAGATGCAAAAAATGATTTTCAAAATAGTGGAGCTTCTATTAAAGCTGATGAAGACTTAACTATAACAGCTAAAAATGTTAATATTGATACTGTAGAAGAAAATAGATATTTCCATAGTGGTGATTCTAAAAATTATTTGACTATTGATAATAAAAGTAATATCTCAAGTAATATAGAAGGGAACAATATTAATATCAATGCAAAAAATGATGTTGATATTAAAGGTTCAAATATAGTTGCTAAAGGAGAAGCAAATATTAAGGCTGATGGAGATGTAAATATAGTGTCAGCAACAGACAGTGAATATTTAGCTCATAAAGAAAGCCGTAAAAAGAAATTTGGACGTTCTAGATCGGAAGAAACTATTAATTACAGAACAAGTAATGTGGCTTCTAATGTGATAGGAGATAAGGTAAATATTACAAGTGGAAAAGATGTAAATATTCTAGGTAGTAATGTAGTTGCTCAAGATAGTGGAAATATTTCAGCTAAGGGAAATATAACAGAAGCAGCAACAAAAGATATTAACTATTCTTATCATCAAAAGACTAAAAAAGGTTTTGGAGGTCTTACTGGAAAGTCTGTAACAGAGGAATTACATCAAGAAATAAATGCTGAAAGTAATCTATATGTAAAAAATAAGGCTATAATTGATGGAGACATAAAAGTCTTAGGAAGTAATCTAGTTCTAGGAGATAACTCTATAATAAATGGAAAACTAACGACAGATTCTAATGAACTTCATAGTTCATACTCGCTAGAAGAGAAGAAAAAAGGCTTTAGTTCAAGCATAGGAAGTGGAGGTTTCTCTGTTGGATATGGAAAATCTCAAAGCAAGTTAAAAGAAAAAGATTTAACAAATGCAAAGTCTAATCTAGTATTAGGGGATAATGTAACTCTTAATAAGGGAGCAGAAATAACAGCAACTAATTTCACTCATGGAAAAGTTACTGTAAATAATGGTGATGTAAAATTTGGAGCAAGAAAAGATACAAGAGATGTAGAAACATCATCAAAGAGTAGTGGAGTAAATTTATCTGTAAGAATAAAATCAGAAGCATTAGATAGAGCAAAACAAGGAGTAGACTCAGTAAATCAAATGAAGTCAGGAGATATACTTGGAGGACTGGCTTCAGCAACTAATACTGTTACAGGAATAGTTAGTGGACTAGCTTCAAATCAAGGGACAAAACTTCCTACAAGTGCTGTTAATAAAAATAATTCTAATGATGATGACGATGACGATGATGATAAAAATAATCAAACTAATACTGTTGGAAAAGATAATCTAAAAGCAGCACAAGCAAATAATAATTTTTATGCGAATATAGGTGTAAACTTAGGATTTAATAAATCAAGTTCTAAATCAAACTCGCATAGTGAAAGTGCAGTTGTAACAACAATAAGAGGTAAAGATGAAAATTCAAGTATAACTTACAACAATGTAAAGAATGTTGAATATGTTGGAACACAAGCACAAGATACTAAGTTTATCTATAACAATGTAGAAAATATTAATAAGACAGCTGTTGAATTAAATAATTCACATTCATCTACTGGTAAAAGTAGTGGAATATCAACAGGAGTAACTATTGGTTATGGAGATGGAACACAAACAGAATTTAATGCAGTAAGTATTTCAGCTTCTAAATCAAATATGAATAGCAATGGAACTACTTATCAAAATGGTAGATTTGTAAATGTAGATGAAGTACATAACAATACAAAGAATATGACTCTTTCTGGATTTAACCAAGAAAGTGGAATGGTTACAGGTAATATAGAAAATCTAACTATTGAAAGTAAACAAAATACATCTACAACAAAGGGTAGTACAAAAGGTGGAAGTTTAAGTATATCAGCAAATGGTCTACCATCAGGAAGTGCAAATTATTCTAAAACAAATGGAGAAAGAAGAGTTGTAGATAATGCAAGTACTTTCATAATAGGAGATGGAAGTAATTTAAAGGTAGGTAGGCTAGAAAATACAGCTTCTGCGATAGGTACAACTGAAAATGGAAAACTATCAATAGATGAGTATGTAGGACATAACTTAGAAAATGTAGATAAGTTAAAAACAGCAGGGGGTTCAGTAGGAGTATCAACTTCTGGAATAACAAGTATAGGAGTAAATTATTCTGATAAAAAACAAGAAGGAATAACAAAGAATACAGTAATAGGTAATGTAGAAATAGAAAAATCTTCTGGAGATGAAATAAACAGAGATTTAGATACAATGACAGAGATAACAGAAGATAGAGATTTTAAAACAAATATCAATGTAGAATCTCAAACAATTAACTATATAAAAAATCCTGAAAAGTTTAAGGAAGATTTACAAAAAGCTAAAAATGAAATATATGATATTTACCATGCAGTAGATAGTACAGTAAATTTACAAGGCGAAGAAACAAGAAGTCCAATAGAACAACTTGGAGAAGTAAGACAGGCTAAGGTAATATATAATCTAATAGATTCAAGATTACAAGAAGCAGAAAATCAGGAAGATATTGCAAAAATCTTTGAAGGAGCATCGGAAGATTTAGGTTATAGAGTAAAAGTAATTTTTACAGATCCAAGTAACTCTCCACAATTAATTGGAGTAGATGAAAATGGAAATACCTATATAAAAGATGGAACAGCTTATGTAGATAAGAATACAGGAATAGGTTATATTCTAGTAAATACTGAATCACCAGCTAATAGTACTAAGGCAGGAGTAATAGGAACAATAGCTGAAGAGCAAAGCCATGTAATAGGAAAGAAAGAAGGAAGACAAAAAGTAGTTCCAGATGGAAGTGAAAAAGGTTTAGAAAGTTTAGGAAGACCAACAAATGATTACTTTAAGAAACAATATAGTAAAAATGATAAAGCCATAGACTTAAAGAGTGATGGAAAAGATTATTCTAATGTTGATTTTGGAGAACATGTTGGGGATAAAACGATAGAAAATCCTTTAGAATTATATGATAAAAAATATACAACTGCTGATGAAAGAAAAGAAGTTGAAAAAATATTATCAGAAGAAAAAGGAGAAGATTATCTAGTGGATTGGGAATTATATAATGAATCTTTGGAAAGAGATTATAGAGCTGAAATAAATTATTTTGTTTCTCAAGCTAAAAATAGGGTTAATAAATTATCAGAAATAGAAAAAGGGAACTTTGAAGAAGTTCCTCCAAAAGAGTCTGTTTTTCATAACTTTATTAATACTAAGGAGGGTATAAAGGTTGTCATAAATAAATCATTAATAAATACCAAAAAAGTTGATTATGATACTGGAAAAGAAGTTGTTATATCTAAAAGTAATAAAATAGTAAAAGATTATATGAATCAAGGAACTTCAAATAATTTTACTTATGGGCTTAATAACAAGCCTAAATCTGATGAAGGTAAATTTGATAAGGTACTTCATGGGTTAGTTGATGTAGGAAATTATATATCTAAGGGAACCGGAGTTACAGATAAAACCACTGTATTAGAAAGAGTAAATATGACTTTTTTAGGGTATTTAGTTTCAGAGAATTATGATGAACTTGAAAAATGGGCTGGTAAGAATAATTATGATGCTATTGGCTATAAGGAATACTTTGAATATAAGATATATAAATTTAATATAAATTCTTACAAAAATTTACGTAGAAATATGTACAAATAA
- a CDS encoding hemolysin, whose amino-acid sequence MPKDSEGSTGSSYIVDRKNRKVLIPIDVNKIEDIKKVLGTLTEEIAHGKDALEGRQDKKVAEDKSNDEEGLETLGRPANEYVKKRFGEDNNSKIKLTTDGIDLSNADVGEKVGDVNTQDDRNSGYAEILPSQQRDPWLNKMNFKLLRLRKNTDDFVKKTLISSFYLHMRAYSILSDSGETIRDFTLGALKAGGEDLSLNTYKIPKKFQYNTLAYKYGELFGHSTMSAIGIVGTIIGSGMEGGGTAAAPATGGVSLGVAALGAGVETYSVGLGATAASKIPKTSLEIKAMKSEGSSSSSSKTETYDKKEKDEKLEKIELEPKEKRPTYRESEKDVYDFLGEKYKDNENITVQEQASFKGGQEAKHYGEKGSVRPDDTVIIKTETKNGTVISRESYEVKNYKIENYNNMTSKIGEQAKIRVNELPKGTVQKVVIDTRGQNLTTEIEAKTINDIVKKSNGIINAENIFFIK is encoded by the coding sequence ATGCCAAAAGATTCAGAAGGAAGTACAGGTTCATCCTATATAGTAGATAGAAAAAATAGGAAAGTATTAATACCAATAGATGTAAATAAAATAGAAGACATAAAGAAAGTATTAGGAACCTTAACAGAAGAAATAGCCCATGGAAAAGATGCCTTAGAAGGAAGACAAGATAAAAAAGTAGCAGAAGATAAGTCAAATGATGAAGAAGGCTTAGAAACTTTAGGAAGACCAGCAAATGAATATGTGAAGAAAAGATTTGGAGAAGATAATAATAGTAAGATAAAGCTAACAACAGATGGAATAGATTTAAGTAATGCTGATGTTGGAGAAAAAGTTGGAGATGTAAATACCCAAGATGATAGAAATAGTGGTTATGCGGAAATTTTACCATCACAACAAAGAGATCCATGGCTTAATAAGATGAATTTTAAGTTATTGAGACTAAGAAAAAATACTGATGATTTTGTAAAAAAAACACTAATAAGCAGTTTTTATCTTCATATGAGAGCTTATTCAATACTTTCTGATTCAGGTGAAACTATAAGAGACTTCACATTAGGAGCTTTAAAAGCAGGTGGAGAAGATTTATCATTAAATACATATAAAATTCCTAAAAAATTTCAATATAATACTTTAGCATACAAGTATGGAGAACTTTTTGGACATTCAACAATGTCAGCAATAGGAATTGTAGGAACTATAATAGGTTCTGGAATGGAAGGAGGAGGTACTGCGGCTGCACCAGCAACTGGAGGGGTTTCACTTGGAGTAGCAGCACTTGGAGCAGGGGTAGAAACTTATTCGGTTGGACTAGGAGCAACAGCAGCTAGTAAAATACCTAAAACAAGTTTAGAGATAAAAGCCATGAAAAGTGAAGGAAGCTCTTCAAGTTCTAGTAAAACAGAAACCTATGATAAAAAAGAAAAAGACGAAAAATTAGAAAAAATAGAGCTAGAACCAAAAGAAAAAAGACCAACTTATAGAGAATCAGAAAAAGATGTTTATGATTTTCTTGGTGAAAAATATAAAGATAATGAAAATATAACAGTACAAGAACAAGCTTCATTTAAAGGAGGGCAGGAAGCAAAACATTATGGAGAAAAAGGTTCAGTAAGACCAGATGATACAGTAATTATTAAAACAGAGACAAAAAATGGAACTGTTATTAGCAGAGAGAGTTACGAAGTAAAAAATTATAAAATAGAAAATTATAATAATATGACTTCAAAAATAGGAGAACAAGCTAAAATAAGAGTTAATGAACTTCCAAAAGGAACAGTTCAAAAGGTTGTTATAGATACAAGAGGACAAAATTTAACAACAGAAATAGAAGCTAAAACAATAAATGATATAGTTAAAAAATCAAATGGAATAATAAATGCAGAAAATATATTCTTTATAAAATAG
- a CDS encoding ShlB/FhaC/HecB family hemolysin secretion/activation protein, with amino-acid sequence MKKVITYIFLVFSILSFSDSFNENEDGRTILKQEQRSEQERLQKEFQQREDNFNQLKTEKQEISVDKVKFHISQINLEDNEKLLNEIEKEKILGKYLDRDLGSTDITNLITELTNRLIEKGYVTSTASLSENNNLNSETLNLKIISGKIEKIILNEDDSLDKLKKYFLVSTKEEKVLNVRDLDTTTENFNYLEANNMTMEIIPSDKENYSIIKLKNEMKDKFTISLLTNNYGEDNQNGIWRGGTSINIDSPLGIGDRVYFSYMTVHKKKADRSWKRTTESLKPGEILPIGPKGYDPAKDTLPYKRELDLYNFRYTMKFRDYTLSLGSSRSENISSFYTPTTIYDMETMSSSFSVNLDKILWRNQKSKLSLGVGLKRKHNKSYIEDTLLSDRILTIGDISLNGTTVFYGGIFGITLDYERGLRALGASNTPKAELKKYSLNLNYYKPITKKLVYRFNTLTSHSKDVLYASEKQSIGGVGSVPGYHRRGNIMGDRAIEIENELSYKIIDSEKIGRLSPYISYSYGTVRNNKNPSVYGKGYVSGASIGLRYSMKYLDIDLAYAKALSHSSYIKPRDREIYFSTSLKIRF; translated from the coding sequence ATGAAAAAAGTAATAACGTATATTTTTCTAGTTTTTAGTATTTTATCTTTTTCAGATTCTTTTAATGAGAATGAAGATGGAAGAACAATTTTAAAACAAGAACAAAGATCTGAACAAGAAAGATTGCAAAAAGAATTTCAGCAAAGAGAGGATAATTTTAATCAATTAAAAACAGAAAAACAAGAAATTTCTGTAGATAAAGTTAAATTTCATATATCTCAAATAAATTTAGAAGATAATGAAAAACTATTAAATGAAATAGAAAAAGAGAAGATATTAGGAAAATATTTAGATAGAGATTTAGGAAGTACAGATATAACAAATTTAATTACAGAATTGACAAATAGATTAATTGAAAAAGGCTATGTTACGTCAACAGCATCATTATCTGAAAACAACAACTTAAATTCAGAAACTTTAAATTTAAAAATAATCTCAGGAAAAATTGAAAAAATAATACTCAATGAAGATGATTCTTTAGATAAGTTAAAGAAGTATTTTTTAGTGTCTACAAAAGAAGAAAAGGTACTAAATGTTAGAGATTTAGATACTACAACAGAGAATTTTAATTATCTTGAAGCAAATAATATGACTATGGAAATTATTCCGAGCGATAAAGAAAATTATTCAATAATAAAATTAAAAAATGAGATGAAAGATAAATTTACTATATCTCTTTTAACTAATAATTATGGAGAAGATAATCAAAATGGTATTTGGAGAGGTGGAACTTCAATAAATATAGATAGTCCATTAGGGATTGGCGACAGAGTATACTTCTCATATATGACAGTACACAAAAAGAAAGCTGATAGGAGTTGGAAAAGAACAACAGAAAGTCTAAAACCAGGAGAAATATTACCAATAGGTCCAAAAGGTTATGACCCAGCGAAGGATACTCTACCATACAAAAGAGAATTAGACTTATATAATTTTAGATATACTATGAAATTTAGAGACTACACCCTATCTTTGGGAAGTAGTAGAAGTGAAAATATTAGTAGTTTTTACACTCCAACTACTATCTATGATATGGAAACTATGAGTAGTAGTTTCTCTGTTAATTTAGATAAAATTCTATGGAGAAATCAAAAAAGTAAATTAAGTTTGGGAGTAGGATTAAAAAGAAAGCATAATAAAAGCTATATAGAAGATACTCTTTTATCAGATAGAATATTGACTATAGGAGATATTTCTTTAAATGGAACAACAGTATTTTATGGTGGGATATTTGGAATAACTTTAGACTATGAAAGAGGTTTAAGAGCTCTTGGAGCTTCTAACACTCCAAAAGCAGAGTTAAAAAAATACAGTTTAAATCTTAATTACTACAAGCCAATAACAAAAAAATTAGTATACAGATTTAATACTTTAACAAGCCATTCTAAAGATGTTCTATATGCTTCTGAAAAACAATCTATAGGAGGAGTAGGTTCTGTTCCAGGTTATCATAGAAGAGGAAATATTATGGGAGATAGAGCTATAGAAATTGAAAATGAACTATCATACAAGATAATAGACTCCGAAAAAATAGGGAGATTAAGCCCATATATAAGCTATTCATATGGAACAGTTAGAAATAATAAAAATCCATCTGTTTATGGAAAAGGTTATGTTAGTGGGGCATCAATAGGTTTGAGATATAGTATGAAATATTTAGATATTGATTTAGCATATGCGAAGGCTTTATCGCATTCAAGCTATATCAAACCAAGAGACAGAGAAATATATTTTAGTACAAGTTTGAAAATAAGATTTTAA